From Megalobrama amblycephala isolate DHTTF-2021 linkage group LG8, ASM1881202v1, whole genome shotgun sequence, the proteins below share one genomic window:
- the sema3fa gene encoding sema domain, immunoglobulin domain (Ig), short basic domain, secreted, (semaphorin) 3Fa isoform X3, whose protein sequence is MDEDHDRMYVGSKDYILSLDLNDINKEPLIIHWPVAPQRRTECVLSGKDINGECGNFIRLIEPWNRTHLYVCGTGAYNPICTYVDRGQRAQGMLQDQMPRAGGRTSRAADPSASPEPYAPEEYIFRLEPGKVDSGKGKCPYDPKLNSVSALINGQLYAGVYIDFMGTDSAIFRTLGKHTAMRTDQYNSRWLHDPTFVHAQLIPDSAEKNDDKLYFFFREKASEMGQTPMAQSRIGRICLNDDGGHCCLVNKWSTFLKARLICSVTGSDGIETHFDELRDVYIQKTQDTKNPVIYGVFSVSGSVFKGSAVCVYSMADVRMVFNGPFAHKEGPNYQWVAYQGKIPYPRPGTCPGGTFTPNMKSTKDYPDEVINFMRNHPTMFNAVYPVHKRPLVVRTNVDYEFTTITVDQVAAADGNYEVLFLGTDRGTIQKVIVLPRDDLQTEELVLEEVEVFRVPTPITTMKISPKRQQLYVSSAVGVTHLALHRCDVYGEACADCCLARDPYCAWDGKSCSRYSANQKRRSRRQDVKYGNPIRQCRGYNSNANKNTLESVQYGVEGSTAFLECQARSPHVSIKWHFQKENSDRRREIRSDGRVVRTEQGLLLRSLQLSDGGVYQCTSTEKNFKHTLVKLQLVVLSARTVNTIQTESSAPPAPPLQSSAWTPSAEQYKDLLTILSQPEMGLINQYCQDYWQMGDDPLASAHKKKDLKEIQKDLRKPRNRRHHQEQRSMAET, encoded by the exons ATGGACGAGGACCATGATCGCATGTACGTGGGCAGCAAGGACTACATCTTGTCTCTAGACCTGAACGACATCAACAAAGAGCCCCTCATT ATTCACTGGCCTGTGGCTCCTCAGAGGAGGACTGAGTGTGTCCTCTCAGGGAAAGACATCAAT GGCGAGTGTGGTAATTTCATCCGTCTAATCGAGCCATGGAACAGGACTCACCTGTATGTGTGTGGAACGGGAGCGTATAACCCCATCTGTACCTATGTGGACAGAGGTCAAAGGGCACAG GGTATGCTCCAAGATCAGATGCCTCGTGCGGGAGGCCGAACCAGTCGAGCTGCAGACCCTAGTGCCTCACCAGAACCATATGCACCCGAG GAATACATTTTCCGACTGGAGCCTGGTAAAGTAGATTCTGGGAAAGGGAAATGCCCCTACGACCCCAAATTAAACAGCGTCTCAGCTTTGATAA ATGGCCAGCTGTACGCCGGCGTCTACATCGATTTTATGGGAACAGACTCGGCCATCTTTCGCACATTGGGCAAACACACAGCCATGAGGACCGACCAGTATAACTCCCGCTGGCTCCACG ATCCAACATTCGTCCATGCTCAGCTCATCCCTGATAGTGCAGAAAAGAATGACGACAAGCTGTATTTCTTCTTCCGTGAGAAGGCCTCTGAGATGGGTCAGACTCCCATGGCTCAGTCCAGGATTGGCAGAATTTGTTTG AATGATGATGGAGGACACTGCTGTCTGGTGAATAAGTGGAGTACTTTCCTGAAGGCTCGGCTCATCTGCTCTGTGACCGGCTCTGATGGCATTGAGACACATTTTGATGAGCTCC GGGACGTGTACATCCAGAAAACCCAAGACACCAAGAATCCCGTCATCTACGGCGTCTTCTCTGTGTCTGG GTCTGTATTTAAAGGTTCAGCAGTATGCGTGTATTCAATGGCTGACGTCCGCATGGTCTTTAATGGCCCTTTCGCTCACAAGGAAGGGCCAAACTACCAGTGGGTTGCCTACCAGGGTAAAATCCCTTACCCCCGACCAGGAACA TGTCCAGGAGGGACGTTTACCCCCAACATGAAGTCTACTAAAGATTACCCAGATGAGGTTATCAACTTCATGCGCAACCATCCGACCATGTTCAATGCTGTTTATCCAGTCCATAAGCGCCCCCTAGTGGTTCGTACCAATGTGGATTATGAGTTCACCACCATCACAGTGGACCAAGTGGCTGCAGCTGATGGCAACTATGAAGTTCTTTTCTTAGGAACAG ATAGAGGAACAATTCAGAAAGTGATTGTCCTGCCTAGAGATGATTTACAGACTGAAGAGCTTGTTCTGGAGGAGGTGGAAGTCTTTAGA GTTCCAACTCCAATCACTACTATGAAGATTTCCCCAAAACGG caaCAGCTGTATGTGAGTTCAGCGGTGGGTGTCACTCATCTGGCTCTGCACAGGTGTGATGTGTACGGAGAGGCGTGTGCTGACTGCTGCTTGGCCAGAGACCCGTACTGTGCCTGGGATGGAAAGTCCTGCTCTCGCTATTCTGCAAACCAAAAAAG GCGGAGTCGGAGGCAAGATGTGAAGTATGGCAACCCTATAAGACAATGCAGGGGCTACAATTCCAATG CTAATAAGAACACGTTGGAGTCAGTACAGTATGGAGTAGAGGGAAGCACAGCCTTCCTGGAGTGCCAGGCCAGATCTCCTCATGTGTCAATCAAGTGGCATTTCCAGAAAGAGAACAGTGATAGAAGGAGAGAG ATCCGTTCCGACGGGCGCGTTGTCCGCACGGAGCAGGGTCTCCTCCTGCGCTCTCTCCAGCTGTCTGACGGAGGGGTGTACCAGTGCACCTCCACCGAGAAGAACTTCAAGCACACGCTGGTCAAACTTCAGCTAGTGGTTCTTTCCGCCCGCACCGTCAACACCATCCAGACCGAATCCAGCGCTCCCCCTGCGCCGCCTCTCCAGTCCAGCGCCTGGACGCCCAGCGCAGAGCAGTACAAAGACCTGCTGACCATCCTCAGCCAACCAGAGATGGGCCTCATTAACCAGTACTGCCAGGACTACTGGCAGATGGGGGACGACCCCCTAGCCAGTGCACACAAGAAGAAGGACCTCAAGGAAATACAGAAGGACCTACGGAAGCCGCGGAACAGGAGACACCACCAGGAGCAGAGAAGCATGGCTGAGACATGA
- the sema3fa gene encoding sema domain, immunoglobulin domain (Ig), short basic domain, secreted, (semaphorin) 3Fa isoform X1 — protein sequence MQGVGTLVLGTLLVSVFSAVSVHSNPLSSLPPASVPRVFLSFKELKSTGTAHHFAFLLNSTDYRILRMDEDHDRMYVGSKDYILSLDLNDINKEPLIIHWPVAPQRRTECVLSGKDINGECGNFIRLIEPWNRTHLYVCGTGAYNPICTYVDRGQRAQGMLQDQMPRAGGRTSRAADPSASPEPYAPEEYIFRLEPGKVDSGKGKCPYDPKLNSVSALINGQLYAGVYIDFMGTDSAIFRTLGKHTAMRTDQYNSRWLHDPTFVHAQLIPDSAEKNDDKLYFFFREKASEMGQTPMAQSRIGRICLNDDGGHCCLVNKWSTFLKARLICSVTGSDGIETHFDELRDVYIQKTQDTKNPVIYGVFSVSGSVFKGSAVCVYSMADVRMVFNGPFAHKEGPNYQWVAYQGKIPYPRPGTCPGGTFTPNMKSTKDYPDEVINFMRNHPTMFNAVYPVHKRPLVVRTNVDYEFTTITVDQVAAADGNYEVLFLGTDRGTIQKVIVLPRDDLQTEELVLEEVEVFRVPTPITTMKISPKRQQLYVSSAVGVTHLALHRCDVYGEACADCCLARDPYCAWDGKSCSRYSANQKRRSRRQDVKYGNPIRQCRGYNSNANKNTLESVQYGVEGSTAFLECQARSPHVSIKWHFQKENSDRRREIRSDGRVVRTEQGLLLRSLQLSDGGVYQCTSTEKNFKHTLVKLQLVVLSARTVNTIQTESSAPPAPPLQSSAWTPSAEQYKDLLTILSQPEMGLINQYCQDYWQMGDDPLASAHKKKDLKEIQKDLRKPRNRRHHQEQRSMAET from the exons agCTGAAGTCTACTGGAACCGCCCATCACTTTGCCTTCCTGCTCAACTCGACGGACTACAGAATCCTTCGTATGGACGAGGACCATGATCGCATGTACGTGGGCAGCAAGGACTACATCTTGTCTCTAGACCTGAACGACATCAACAAAGAGCCCCTCATT ATTCACTGGCCTGTGGCTCCTCAGAGGAGGACTGAGTGTGTCCTCTCAGGGAAAGACATCAAT GGCGAGTGTGGTAATTTCATCCGTCTAATCGAGCCATGGAACAGGACTCACCTGTATGTGTGTGGAACGGGAGCGTATAACCCCATCTGTACCTATGTGGACAGAGGTCAAAGGGCACAG GGTATGCTCCAAGATCAGATGCCTCGTGCGGGAGGCCGAACCAGTCGAGCTGCAGACCCTAGTGCCTCACCAGAACCATATGCACCCGAG GAATACATTTTCCGACTGGAGCCTGGTAAAGTAGATTCTGGGAAAGGGAAATGCCCCTACGACCCCAAATTAAACAGCGTCTCAGCTTTGATAA ATGGCCAGCTGTACGCCGGCGTCTACATCGATTTTATGGGAACAGACTCGGCCATCTTTCGCACATTGGGCAAACACACAGCCATGAGGACCGACCAGTATAACTCCCGCTGGCTCCACG ATCCAACATTCGTCCATGCTCAGCTCATCCCTGATAGTGCAGAAAAGAATGACGACAAGCTGTATTTCTTCTTCCGTGAGAAGGCCTCTGAGATGGGTCAGACTCCCATGGCTCAGTCCAGGATTGGCAGAATTTGTTTG AATGATGATGGAGGACACTGCTGTCTGGTGAATAAGTGGAGTACTTTCCTGAAGGCTCGGCTCATCTGCTCTGTGACCGGCTCTGATGGCATTGAGACACATTTTGATGAGCTCC GGGACGTGTACATCCAGAAAACCCAAGACACCAAGAATCCCGTCATCTACGGCGTCTTCTCTGTGTCTGG GTCTGTATTTAAAGGTTCAGCAGTATGCGTGTATTCAATGGCTGACGTCCGCATGGTCTTTAATGGCCCTTTCGCTCACAAGGAAGGGCCAAACTACCAGTGGGTTGCCTACCAGGGTAAAATCCCTTACCCCCGACCAGGAACA TGTCCAGGAGGGACGTTTACCCCCAACATGAAGTCTACTAAAGATTACCCAGATGAGGTTATCAACTTCATGCGCAACCATCCGACCATGTTCAATGCTGTTTATCCAGTCCATAAGCGCCCCCTAGTGGTTCGTACCAATGTGGATTATGAGTTCACCACCATCACAGTGGACCAAGTGGCTGCAGCTGATGGCAACTATGAAGTTCTTTTCTTAGGAACAG ATAGAGGAACAATTCAGAAAGTGATTGTCCTGCCTAGAGATGATTTACAGACTGAAGAGCTTGTTCTGGAGGAGGTGGAAGTCTTTAGA GTTCCAACTCCAATCACTACTATGAAGATTTCCCCAAAACGG caaCAGCTGTATGTGAGTTCAGCGGTGGGTGTCACTCATCTGGCTCTGCACAGGTGTGATGTGTACGGAGAGGCGTGTGCTGACTGCTGCTTGGCCAGAGACCCGTACTGTGCCTGGGATGGAAAGTCCTGCTCTCGCTATTCTGCAAACCAAAAAAG GCGGAGTCGGAGGCAAGATGTGAAGTATGGCAACCCTATAAGACAATGCAGGGGCTACAATTCCAATG CTAATAAGAACACGTTGGAGTCAGTACAGTATGGAGTAGAGGGAAGCACAGCCTTCCTGGAGTGCCAGGCCAGATCTCCTCATGTGTCAATCAAGTGGCATTTCCAGAAAGAGAACAGTGATAGAAGGAGAGAG ATCCGTTCCGACGGGCGCGTTGTCCGCACGGAGCAGGGTCTCCTCCTGCGCTCTCTCCAGCTGTCTGACGGAGGGGTGTACCAGTGCACCTCCACCGAGAAGAACTTCAAGCACACGCTGGTCAAACTTCAGCTAGTGGTTCTTTCCGCCCGCACCGTCAACACCATCCAGACCGAATCCAGCGCTCCCCCTGCGCCGCCTCTCCAGTCCAGCGCCTGGACGCCCAGCGCAGAGCAGTACAAAGACCTGCTGACCATCCTCAGCCAACCAGAGATGGGCCTCATTAACCAGTACTGCCAGGACTACTGGCAGATGGGGGACGACCCCCTAGCCAGTGCACACAAGAAGAAGGACCTCAAGGAAATACAGAAGGACCTACGGAAGCCGCGGAACAGGAGACACCACCAGGAGCAGAGAAGCATGGCTGAGACATGA
- the sema3fa gene encoding sema domain, immunoglobulin domain (Ig), short basic domain, secreted, (semaphorin) 3Fa isoform X2: MQGVGTLVLGTLLVSVFSAVSVHSNPLSSLPPASVPRVFLSFKELKSTGTAHHFAFLLNSTDYRILRMDEDHDRMYVGSKDYILSLDLNDINKEPLIIHWPVAPQRRTECVLSGKDINGECGNFIRLIEPWNRTHLYVCGTGAYNPICTYVDRGQRAQEYIFRLEPGKVDSGKGKCPYDPKLNSVSALINGQLYAGVYIDFMGTDSAIFRTLGKHTAMRTDQYNSRWLHDPTFVHAQLIPDSAEKNDDKLYFFFREKASEMGQTPMAQSRIGRICLNDDGGHCCLVNKWSTFLKARLICSVTGSDGIETHFDELRDVYIQKTQDTKNPVIYGVFSVSGSVFKGSAVCVYSMADVRMVFNGPFAHKEGPNYQWVAYQGKIPYPRPGTCPGGTFTPNMKSTKDYPDEVINFMRNHPTMFNAVYPVHKRPLVVRTNVDYEFTTITVDQVAAADGNYEVLFLGTDRGTIQKVIVLPRDDLQTEELVLEEVEVFRVPTPITTMKISPKRQQLYVSSAVGVTHLALHRCDVYGEACADCCLARDPYCAWDGKSCSRYSANQKRRSRRQDVKYGNPIRQCRGYNSNANKNTLESVQYGVEGSTAFLECQARSPHVSIKWHFQKENSDRRREIRSDGRVVRTEQGLLLRSLQLSDGGVYQCTSTEKNFKHTLVKLQLVVLSARTVNTIQTESSAPPAPPLQSSAWTPSAEQYKDLLTILSQPEMGLINQYCQDYWQMGDDPLASAHKKKDLKEIQKDLRKPRNRRHHQEQRSMAET; the protein is encoded by the exons agCTGAAGTCTACTGGAACCGCCCATCACTTTGCCTTCCTGCTCAACTCGACGGACTACAGAATCCTTCGTATGGACGAGGACCATGATCGCATGTACGTGGGCAGCAAGGACTACATCTTGTCTCTAGACCTGAACGACATCAACAAAGAGCCCCTCATT ATTCACTGGCCTGTGGCTCCTCAGAGGAGGACTGAGTGTGTCCTCTCAGGGAAAGACATCAAT GGCGAGTGTGGTAATTTCATCCGTCTAATCGAGCCATGGAACAGGACTCACCTGTATGTGTGTGGAACGGGAGCGTATAACCCCATCTGTACCTATGTGGACAGAGGTCAAAGGGCACAG GAATACATTTTCCGACTGGAGCCTGGTAAAGTAGATTCTGGGAAAGGGAAATGCCCCTACGACCCCAAATTAAACAGCGTCTCAGCTTTGATAA ATGGCCAGCTGTACGCCGGCGTCTACATCGATTTTATGGGAACAGACTCGGCCATCTTTCGCACATTGGGCAAACACACAGCCATGAGGACCGACCAGTATAACTCCCGCTGGCTCCACG ATCCAACATTCGTCCATGCTCAGCTCATCCCTGATAGTGCAGAAAAGAATGACGACAAGCTGTATTTCTTCTTCCGTGAGAAGGCCTCTGAGATGGGTCAGACTCCCATGGCTCAGTCCAGGATTGGCAGAATTTGTTTG AATGATGATGGAGGACACTGCTGTCTGGTGAATAAGTGGAGTACTTTCCTGAAGGCTCGGCTCATCTGCTCTGTGACCGGCTCTGATGGCATTGAGACACATTTTGATGAGCTCC GGGACGTGTACATCCAGAAAACCCAAGACACCAAGAATCCCGTCATCTACGGCGTCTTCTCTGTGTCTGG GTCTGTATTTAAAGGTTCAGCAGTATGCGTGTATTCAATGGCTGACGTCCGCATGGTCTTTAATGGCCCTTTCGCTCACAAGGAAGGGCCAAACTACCAGTGGGTTGCCTACCAGGGTAAAATCCCTTACCCCCGACCAGGAACA TGTCCAGGAGGGACGTTTACCCCCAACATGAAGTCTACTAAAGATTACCCAGATGAGGTTATCAACTTCATGCGCAACCATCCGACCATGTTCAATGCTGTTTATCCAGTCCATAAGCGCCCCCTAGTGGTTCGTACCAATGTGGATTATGAGTTCACCACCATCACAGTGGACCAAGTGGCTGCAGCTGATGGCAACTATGAAGTTCTTTTCTTAGGAACAG ATAGAGGAACAATTCAGAAAGTGATTGTCCTGCCTAGAGATGATTTACAGACTGAAGAGCTTGTTCTGGAGGAGGTGGAAGTCTTTAGA GTTCCAACTCCAATCACTACTATGAAGATTTCCCCAAAACGG caaCAGCTGTATGTGAGTTCAGCGGTGGGTGTCACTCATCTGGCTCTGCACAGGTGTGATGTGTACGGAGAGGCGTGTGCTGACTGCTGCTTGGCCAGAGACCCGTACTGTGCCTGGGATGGAAAGTCCTGCTCTCGCTATTCTGCAAACCAAAAAAG GCGGAGTCGGAGGCAAGATGTGAAGTATGGCAACCCTATAAGACAATGCAGGGGCTACAATTCCAATG CTAATAAGAACACGTTGGAGTCAGTACAGTATGGAGTAGAGGGAAGCACAGCCTTCCTGGAGTGCCAGGCCAGATCTCCTCATGTGTCAATCAAGTGGCATTTCCAGAAAGAGAACAGTGATAGAAGGAGAGAG ATCCGTTCCGACGGGCGCGTTGTCCGCACGGAGCAGGGTCTCCTCCTGCGCTCTCTCCAGCTGTCTGACGGAGGGGTGTACCAGTGCACCTCCACCGAGAAGAACTTCAAGCACACGCTGGTCAAACTTCAGCTAGTGGTTCTTTCCGCCCGCACCGTCAACACCATCCAGACCGAATCCAGCGCTCCCCCTGCGCCGCCTCTCCAGTCCAGCGCCTGGACGCCCAGCGCAGAGCAGTACAAAGACCTGCTGACCATCCTCAGCCAACCAGAGATGGGCCTCATTAACCAGTACTGCCAGGACTACTGGCAGATGGGGGACGACCCCCTAGCCAGTGCACACAAGAAGAAGGACCTCAAGGAAATACAGAAGGACCTACGGAAGCCGCGGAACAGGAGACACCACCAGGAGCAGAGAAGCATGGCTGAGACATGA